The DNA sequence TCGCCGCGCACGGCGCCCAGTTGATGGCGGCGCGCGCCGACCTGGTGCATCACCTGGCACCCGAGGTCGAGAAGGCCTATCAGCTGTTGGCCCCCGGATCGCGCCCTGCGGCGATCCGCTACCGCCCCAGCATCGACGCCGACGACGATGTCACGGCGGAGTATTACGAGGCCGCGCTGCTCGATGCGATGATCCGCAAACGCGACGCCGAACTCGAGCGCGGGGTGTGCCTGGTGGGCCCGCACCGTGACGACCTCGAACTGCGCCTCGGTGAGCAGATGACGAAAGGCTATGCCAGCCACGGAGAGTCGTGGTCGATGGCGTTGGCGCTGCGGTTGGCCGGCTACGAACTCCTGCGGACCGATGGCAGCGATCCGGTGCTGCTGCTCGACGATGTCTTCGCCGAACTCGACGCCGCGCGGCGGCGGGCGTTGGCCGAGGTGGCGGCGTCCGCCGAACAGGTGTTGGTGACCGCGGCGGTGGAAGAGGACATCCCCGCGGACTGGGACGCCCGGCGCATCCTGATCCGGATGCGGGACGGCGAGGACGGGCGCGTATCGATGGTGGAGTCATGACCGACGACGACAACGACGACGACAACAACGACACTTCGCCCGCCGGCCCGCCGGCCCACCTGTCGGAACTCAAGGGCATGGATCTGGTGCGGCGCACCCTCGAGGAGGCGCGCGGCGCCGCCCGCAGCCAGGGTAAGGACGTCGGCCGCGGGCGCACCTCGCCCGCCCGCCG is a window from the Mycolicibacterium litorale genome containing:
- the recF gene encoding DNA replication/repair protein RecF (All proteins in this family for which functions are known are DNA-binding proteins that assist the filamentation of RecA onto DNA for the initiation of recombination or recombinational repair.), with product MYVRHLTLTDFRSWARADLELTPGRTVFVGPNGFGKTNLVEALWYSATLGSHRVASDAPLVREGAPRAVVSTIVVNDGRELAVDLEITTGRANKARLNRSPVRSPREVLGVLRAVLFAPEDLALVRGDPGERRRYLDELATTRRPSIAGVRADYDRVVRQRTALLKSAAAARYRGDRSVLDTLDVWDGHLAAHGAQLMAARADLVHHLAPEVEKAYQLLAPGSRPAAIRYRPSIDADDDVTAEYYEAALLDAMIRKRDAELERGVCLVGPHRDDLELRLGEQMTKGYASHGESWSMALALRLAGYELLRTDGSDPVLLLDDVFAELDAARRRALAEVAASAEQVLVTAAVEEDIPADWDARRILIRMRDGEDGRVSMVES